One Nitrospirota bacterium genomic window carries:
- the modB gene encoding molybdate ABC transporter permease subunit, translating to MNLFPLYLTVKVSLISTIFTASIGLVLAWVLARKRFFGKTVLDVLIMQPLVIPPTVLGYYLLSAFGVGSPIGQFFDNVLGIQIVFTWKGAVLAAMISSLPLFVKPAKAAIEGVGDDLENAARLLGKTDLYIFRTITLPIAWRGILAGIVMAFARATGEFGATLMVAGNIPGRTQTLPIAIYDAVQSGDTSTANVLVGIITLFSFLVLYIAERFTKGRF from the coding sequence ATGAACCTTTTTCCATTATATCTGACTGTTAAGGTCTCTTTAATTTCTACGATCTTTACAGCCTCAATAGGCCTAGTGCTGGCCTGGGTCCTGGCAAGGAAGAGGTTTTTCGGGAAGACTGTTCTCGATGTCCTCATCATGCAGCCTCTGGTGATTCCTCCGACCGTACTGGGTTACTATCTGTTAAGTGCCTTTGGAGTTGGAAGTCCCATAGGGCAGTTCTTTGATAACGTCCTCGGAATACAGATTGTGTTCACATGGAAGGGGGCTGTGCTCGCAGCGATGATCTCATCCCTGCCGTTGTTTGTAAAACCGGCTAAGGCTGCAATAGAAGGGGTCGGGGACGACCTTGAGAATGCCGCACGCCTCCTTGGGAAGACGGATCTCTATATATTCAGGACGATCACTCTACCAATAGCATGGCGCGGTATCCTGGCCGGAATAGTTATGGCCTTTGCACGGGCTACCGGTGAGTTCGGTGCTACACTGATGGTGGCTGGAAACATCCCTGGGAGGACGCAGACCCTCCCGATCGCCATATACGATGCGGTACAGAGTGGAGACACTTCTACTGCTAATGTCCTTGTAGGCATCATTACGCTATTTTCCTTCCTGGTGCTCTACATCGCAGAAAGGTTTACCAAGGGGAGATTTTAA